Proteins from a single region of Chitinophagales bacterium:
- a CDS encoding PEGA domain-containing protein encodes MKKLFLYTTSIVVSSIVLMGCATLFGKSSYPVSVNSNPSGATISITDKKGKEVYRGASPATVSLKSGAGFFSRAEYQVKISAKGFAEQIVPINFKLNGWYFGNLFLGGVLGMLIVDPATGAMWKLETPPVNVTLKSSNAQLSHSLKIIDINTISIDERKSLVRLK; translated from the coding sequence ATGAAAAAGTTATTTCTATATACAACAAGTATAGTGGTCTCTTCAATTGTCCTAATGGGATGTGCTACATTATTCGGGAAAAGCTCTTATCCTGTATCAGTAAATAGTAACCCATCTGGAGCTACAATTAGTATCACAGATAAAAAAGGTAAAGAAGTATACAGAGGCGCATCTCCAGCCACTGTTAGCTTAAAATCAGGAGCGGGGTTTTTCTCTCGTGCCGAATATCAAGTTAAAATTTCTGCTAAGGGTTTCGCAGAACAAATAGTACCAATAAACTTTAAGTTAAATGGATGGTACTTTGGTAACTTGTTTCTTGGGGGAGTTTTAGGTATGTTAATAGTAGACCCTGCTACAGGTGCTATGTGGAAATTAGAAACACCTCCAGTCAATGTAACACTCAAAAGTAGCAATGCACAATTATCTCATTCTCTAAAGATTATTGACATTAACACAATTTCTATTGACGAAAGAAAAAGTCTTGTAAGATTGAAATAA